The following proteins are co-located in the Myroides profundi genome:
- a CDS encoding M20/M25/M40 family metallo-hydrolase gives MKITNVISKTIAHSVLGVTLLSSALVLAQKQDPIVEAIVKEGTTNSQLKKYAFELMDVIGPRLVGTPQMMQAHNWVKDQYSSMGFEARNEEYGTWKAWERGTTQITMTSPRTKSLEGMQLAWSPASKKGGVDGEVVILADVASQADFNAWLPSVKGKYVMISMHQPTGRPDYQWQTFATEESYTKMKEEKAAAEKAWATRIKNTGYTAKELPKVLEDAGAVGVVMSYWTGIMGSNRIFGAETKKVPTIDIALEDYGMLYRLAENGKKPHIHVNAQSKDLGTAKTYNTVAELKGGEKGDEYVILSAHLDSWDGGTGATDNGTGIITMMEAARILKAVLPNPKRTILIGNWGSEEQGLNGSRAFVADHPELHNKIQVVFNQDNGTGRVANISGQGFLNSYQYITDWLYAVPEKYKKEIKTHFPGSPSGGGSDHVSFVSKDIPGFMMSSLSWGYGNYTWHTNRDTADKIVYDDVQNNAILIAIMAYKASEEKELVSREKIVLPFDNKGERQEWPESRGPKRTSN, from the coding sequence ATGAAAATCACAAACGTAATCAGTAAGACGATTGCACATAGTGTACTAGGGGTGACCTTACTGTCTAGTGCGCTAGTATTAGCACAAAAACAAGATCCTATAGTAGAGGCTATCGTAAAAGAAGGAACTACTAATTCTCAGTTAAAAAAATATGCATTTGAACTAATGGATGTCATCGGACCTCGTTTAGTTGGAACACCACAGATGATGCAAGCACATAACTGGGTAAAGGATCAGTATTCTTCTATGGGCTTCGAGGCGCGTAATGAAGAATACGGAACATGGAAGGCATGGGAGCGTGGTACAACACAGATTACGATGACTTCACCTCGTACTAAATCATTAGAGGGAATGCAACTAGCATGGAGCCCTGCTTCTAAAAAAGGAGGAGTAGATGGAGAAGTAGTGATATTAGCTGATGTAGCTTCTCAGGCTGACTTTAATGCTTGGTTACCTTCTGTAAAAGGAAAGTATGTCATGATCTCTATGCATCAACCTACAGGGAGACCAGACTACCAATGGCAAACTTTTGCTACAGAAGAGTCTTATACTAAAATGAAAGAAGAGAAAGCTGCAGCTGAGAAAGCGTGGGCTACTCGTATCAAAAATACAGGATATACAGCTAAGGAATTGCCTAAAGTATTAGAAGACGCAGGTGCTGTAGGTGTGGTAATGTCATACTGGACAGGTATCATGGGATCTAATAGAATCTTTGGAGCAGAGACTAAAAAAGTGCCTACTATAGATATCGCATTAGAAGATTATGGAATGCTATATCGATTAGCAGAGAATGGTAAGAAACCTCATATCCATGTGAATGCACAGTCAAAAGATCTTGGTACTGCGAAGACGTATAATACAGTTGCTGAGCTTAAAGGTGGAGAGAAAGGAGATGAGTACGTAATCTTATCTGCACACTTAGACAGCTGGGATGGTGGAACAGGTGCTACGGATAACGGAACAGGTATTATCACGATGATGGAGGCTGCTCGTATCTTAAAAGCGGTATTGCCAAATCCTAAACGTACTATCCTAATCGGTAACTGGGGAAGTGAAGAGCAAGGATTAAATGGGTCTCGTGCTTTCGTAGCAGATCACCCAGAACTACACAATAAGATACAAGTAGTATTCAACCAAGATAACGGTACAGGACGTGTGGCTAATATCTCTGGACAAGGGTTCTTAAACTCTTATCAATATATCACAGACTGGCTATACGCAGTGCCTGAGAAATATAAGAAAGAAATTAAGACTCACTTCCCAGGATCGCCTTCAGGAGGTGGTTCAGATCACGTATCATTTGTAAGTAAAGATATACCTGGGTTTATGATGAGCTCATTGAGCTGGGGGTATGGTAACTATACTTGGCATACGAATAGAGATACAGCTGATAAGATCGTTTATGACGATGTACAGAACAACGCTATTCTGATCGCTATCATGGCTTATAAAGCAAGCGAGGAAAAAGAGTTAGTATCTAGAGAAAAGATTGTTCTTCCATTTGACAATAAAGGAGAACGTCAAGAGTGGCCAGAGTCAAGAGGACCAAAGCGTACAAGTAACTAA
- a CDS encoding DMT family transporter has product MKNLKGILFALISSGTFGLVPLFSLPLILPNLRPEGVVTIGIPTILFYRFLFSSVTMGAVCLYKKTSLKISIKDLAVVFFLALLYAATAKFLVDAYEYIDSGLATTVHFLYPIFVSIVMIMFYKEKKSIALLVASILSLVGVGMMCIHGEASPSLITGLVLSALTIFTYGLYIVGLNKSRISEMNFDSLTFYVLLMGCLIFLFYCLFTTGIQTVTLTSDWINLILLGVFATFISDLCLVLAVKHAGSTVTSILGSMEPVVAVLVGTLFFAEHFDWMSAIGLLFVLGAVTLVIIANQKK; this is encoded by the coding sequence ATGAAAAACCTTAAAGGAATTCTATTCGCATTGATTTCTTCGGGTACATTTGGTTTGGTGCCTTTGTTCTCCTTACCATTGATACTGCCGAACTTGCGACCAGAAGGAGTGGTTACTATAGGCATACCGACCATTCTATTTTATCGATTCTTATTTTCATCTGTGACTATGGGCGCAGTATGTTTGTACAAAAAAACAAGCTTAAAAATTTCTATTAAAGATCTAGCAGTCGTCTTTTTCTTGGCGTTATTGTATGCCGCAACAGCCAAATTCTTAGTCGATGCGTATGAGTATATAGATAGTGGACTAGCCACTACTGTACACTTCTTATACCCTATATTCGTCAGTATTGTCATGATTATGTTCTATAAGGAGAAGAAATCTATCGCACTCTTAGTAGCGTCTATTCTATCTCTAGTGGGAGTGGGTATGATGTGTATACACGGTGAGGCTTCGCCTTCACTGATCACAGGTCTAGTACTCTCTGCCCTGACAATATTCACTTATGGACTGTATATCGTAGGCTTAAATAAATCTAGAATATCAGAGATGAACTTTGATTCATTGACCTTCTATGTATTGTTAATGGGGTGTTTAATCTTCTTATTCTACTGTCTTTTCACGACAGGAATACAGACGGTGACACTAACGAGTGATTGGATTAATCTTATCCTATTAGGAGTATTCGCTACCTTCATTTCTGACTTATGTCTAGTATTAGCAGTGAAGCACGCAGGTAGTACAGTTACCTCTATCTTAGGATCTATGGAGCCTGTAGTAGCTGTACTAGTAGGTACCTTATTCTTCGCAGAGCACTTCGACTGGATGTCTGCTATAGGTCTACTATTCGTATTAGGTGCTGTAACCTTAGTTATTATTGCTAATCAGAAGAAATAG
- a CDS encoding alkaline phosphatase family protein, protein MKRIILSLILCVSLVSCSSDDNKVEQKENKKYQTENVVLLVIDGPRMTETWQEATQAHIPNRIALLKEGVFISNFRNNGLTNTNAGHTALITGVYDSIKNNGKELPTNPSVLQQWLKQTNKDSSKAWVVVSKDKLEVLNNTKNPDWNNKYMPKADAGVAGNGTGYRTDEVTIENFKKVITTDKPNVVVINLKDVDSYGHANKWNEYIQAIKTTDQSIKDIWDFLQSQPDYKGKTTLMVSNDHGRHLDGVKDSFVNHGDACLGCRHIEFFAMGPDFKQNTTISTGSYEQIDVANTMAELLGIKLEYSKGKVIKDIFK, encoded by the coding sequence ATGAAAAGAATTATTCTAAGCCTTATCTTATGTGTATCACTAGTATCATGCTCTAGCGATGACAATAAAGTAGAACAAAAAGAAAACAAAAAGTATCAAACTGAGAATGTCGTTTTATTAGTAATCGACGGACCTAGAATGACAGAAACATGGCAAGAAGCTACACAAGCACATATTCCTAACCGTATTGCTCTATTAAAAGAAGGTGTTTTTATCAGCAACTTTAGAAACAATGGACTAACGAATACTAACGCAGGACATACAGCTCTTATCACAGGTGTATATGACAGTATTAAGAATAACGGTAAAGAACTTCCTACCAATCCTTCTGTGTTACAACAATGGTTAAAACAAACCAACAAAGACAGTAGCAAAGCTTGGGTTGTCGTATCTAAAGACAAACTAGAAGTACTAAACAATACTAAGAACCCAGATTGGAATAATAAGTACATGCCTAAAGCAGATGCAGGAGTAGCTGGTAATGGTACAGGTTATAGAACAGATGAAGTAACTATCGAGAACTTCAAAAAAGTAATCACAACTGACAAGCCTAATGTAGTTGTTATCAACTTAAAAGATGTAGATAGCTATGGGCATGCTAACAAATGGAATGAATATATACAAGCTATCAAAACCACGGATCAAAGCATTAAAGATATATGGGATTTCTTACAATCTCAACCTGACTATAAAGGCAAAACAACACTAATGGTATCAAATGACCATGGTCGTCACTTAGATGGAGTAAAAGATTCTTTTGTTAACCATGGAGATGCTTGTCTAGGATGTCGTCATATCGAATTCTTCGCTATGGGGCCAGACTTTAAACAAAATACAACAATCAGTACAGGTAGTTATGAGCAAATAGATGTAGCTAATACAATGGCTGAACTATTAGGTATAAAACTAGAATACAGTAAAGGAAAAGTGATAAAAGATATCTTTAAGTAA
- a CDS encoding GNAT family N-acetyltransferase, with the protein MNNLAETTTFIPVDKSNIHLILPLAEKIWEDTYLHIIGQEQIDYMLPMMYSDERILGELKEGYQWELLMQGDELLGYTNYKLMEDNRVFLSKLYTNVYKQVKGLGAFMFQHVVEYAKREGATAVYLTVNKNNQRAIDFYIRNNMKCIESKTFDIGQGYVMDDYIYQLDL; encoded by the coding sequence ATGAATAACTTAGCAGAAACAACCACTTTTATACCTGTAGATAAAAGTAATATACACTTAATTCTTCCTTTAGCAGAGAAGATCTGGGAGGATACATATCTTCATATTATCGGACAAGAACAGATAGACTATATGCTACCAATGATGTATAGTGATGAGCGTATCTTAGGTGAACTAAAAGAAGGGTACCAATGGGAACTGTTAATGCAAGGGGACGAGTTATTAGGCTACACAAACTATAAGCTTATGGAGGACAACCGTGTGTTTCTTTCTAAATTATATACTAATGTGTATAAACAAGTAAAGGGATTAGGTGCGTTTATGTTTCAGCATGTAGTAGAGTATGCTAAACGAGAGGGAGCTACTGCGGTATATCTTACTGTGAATAAAAATAACCAACGAGCTATAGACTTTTATATCCGCAATAATATGAAGTGTATAGAGTCTAAGACTTTTGATATCGGACAGGGATATGTAATGGATGATTATATCTATCAGTTAGATTTATAA
- a CDS encoding HugZ family protein: protein MSTDTINPNFDQHKVKPKAPKIEELINECKSVMMATISEDGTPLVSTAPYSRVGNEFQILVSFMAKHTKNLRDRKQVSFMFVEDESVSKQLYARHRLTLDTQAELIEKENPLYEKAIADLRERHGKVVEVLDNLEDFIMFNFKPVKGSYVNGFGSAYFVDENLEVMEHRRGAHGQHNVDQK, encoded by the coding sequence ATGAGTACAGATACAATAAACCCAAATTTCGATCAACATAAAGTAAAGCCTAAGGCTCCTAAAATCGAAGAATTAATCAATGAGTGTAAGTCAGTAATGATGGCTACTATCAGCGAGGACGGAACACCATTAGTAAGTACAGCTCCTTATTCTAGAGTAGGAAATGAGTTTCAGATATTAGTTTCTTTTATGGCAAAACATACAAAGAACTTACGTGATCGCAAGCAAGTATCATTCATGTTTGTAGAAGATGAGAGCGTATCTAAACAATTATATGCTAGACACCGTTTAACTTTAGATACTCAAGCGGAATTAATCGAGAAAGAAAACCCATTATACGAGAAAGCAATCGCTGACTTAAGAGAAAGACATGGTAAGGTAGTAGAAGTATTAGATAACTTAGAAGACTTCATCATGTTTAACTTTAAACCAGTTAAAGGTTCTTATGTGAACGGATTCGGTAGTGCATACTTCGTAGATGAGAATCTAGAAGTGATGGAACACAGAAGAGGTGCTCATGGACAACATAACGTAGATCAAAAGTAA
- a CDS encoding alpha-2-macroglobulin family protein, whose protein sequence is MKKLGLYLMILAPMIGFGQSSNGRIQELWNIIQKQEENAEVKSMLPNIQEVKKLSKRHNDYPSMIKAMFYEARVNILVSEDDKYDVNTIIKQFAEERRNAKGINKAIIDTYIAEIFKLYYTANKYKLRGRTTLEQSTASGIAYWTAEEFKKEIEKYYQSGLALASKEQGESIGNWGDMFSSNVSNLGVNRTKLTVYDALRLNYLDNLQYNSFDLSDEERRTLEQKKEELKTSLLKDVKVKNDPTLYVYVEMYLAATIESSEDRKEKFESLLAAYPNEPLVYEGYANYLNGVELVALIDKALKLFPNTKTAENLSTLKKYTERKQYTYNINKYVLDNQAIPVSIGHQNGDKVYVRVYKNNQAKRSNNVPFHKGIEAYNRLDKEYTSIDTYALQLSTFSDYEMHKTVVALHPLEAGRYFIAFSNVPFDQIKEGESDVQVSLVNVTPNIIEISEGKLRAYNRRTGKPLSNISIHIANEDEKRTNSNYWETVIMTDSNGEANLDFAKYDRYLYANIKGEEVYYSSYVYNRYQQEEKEDNVQYKATVLTDRGIYRPGQVLYFKSIVSKKSKLSEQVVAKAQVSIKLYDPNGKELTTQQLLTNEFGSVNGQFVLPSVGRLGNYSVEVILGEETVGWSHLSVEEYKRPKFEVEFEKPKEIYKLNEEVIVEGSAKAFLGANIDKAKVVYRVERQEIWPYWICGPYYPSRYLNPETMIQGETITDEKGKFTISFKALPKEEKESKLPRTFTYYIYADVIDQNGETHSSSIDVVVGEKNIELAVNLPFISTVKDLSKFTISTKNLNGIDYASQGELSIFPLLAPNPERISDNFGLDKGDYKLYDYNEFISLFPHLDYGDEKDTAQWGIGNSVFSTSFNTADTKEVVFKGAKQLSSGAYIVKGYVYENGEKNEIEKRFTLRNEESKESSKVLVELKAEDKVYKVGDKASVEIRSAENNTYAFVEVKANGKQVYQKVMKINKRGSSIDIPIKQDYKVVDVYALALKHNIVAQDAASVALKGEESKLSLVIESFRDKVEPGAKEKWSLKVKGKEKEQVVSEILATMYDASLDQFVSHSLNTTLKVPVHYYNRPSFSMYDFSNIKGISYFNSLASETVDYIKFIIDRPIVFNTYGLNFQPKVRIGSGTMRVRGMSKVSATSGDAMAENIVAPKLSSQEEFKESAPMIESKDVSNGGNSVEKTDAPAPTVRKNLQETAFFYPTLKTDENGDVKFEFTMPEALTKWKFMAFAHTKDLRSDYAEKEVVTQKELMVVPNLPRFLRQGDKLTLSTKVVNLSDANRKGKATLQLFNAYTNELLVEKTGEFSVNKEESSAVSWDIEVPNSVDVVSCRIVAVSDNYSDGEESVLPVLTNRMLVTETMPIYIKEGQNKIFKFKEYEANRSNTLQNHKLTLELTTNPIWNAVFALPYLQEYPYDSSEQVFSKVFANAVATKILNDNPKIKTVFDQWNVKGEMSSKLEQNQELKSILLAESPWVREATSEAEQMKRMAVLFDLNKMQYDLQSDIDKLIEQQNEDGGFSWFKGGKSDNYITQTIVEGFGNLKRIGAMDAPWASDVNYISMLKRAIEYMDQAQYKDYEEQVKFGVKGKVPSLGTHYLYARSYFIGDFGINEKYSPMITAIRQSIESEKPANNLYQEAIRAVIAKRFGSDKKAESIVKGIMETAVESDEMGMYWKNNTAGWLWYQAPIETQVAILEATNEVNKEKYANAIEQMKVWLLKNKQTTGWRSTKATTKAVYALLNTGKSWLDAEQGLEVKVGGYPIDTEANAQAGSGYIKQSWTKAELTAKKGVVEVNKTSPGIAYGAMYWQYFEDLDAINAAETGIKLTKKLYIKANTEKGQVLREITKESPIKVGDVVTVRLEISADRDMDYVHLKDMRASGFEPTNVLSGYRWKGEFGYYEETRDASTNFFISRLRKGSYVFEYELRANVSGQFSNGITTMQSMYAPELSTHSEGIRVEIKN, encoded by the coding sequence ATGAAGAAGTTAGGTTTGTATCTTATGATTCTTGCTCCGATGATCGGCTTTGGACAAAGCTCGAATGGGAGAATACAGGAGTTGTGGAATATTATTCAGAAACAAGAAGAGAATGCTGAGGTAAAGAGCATGTTGCCAAATATACAGGAAGTAAAGAAGTTGTCTAAAAGACACAATGACTATCCTAGTATGATCAAAGCAATGTTCTATGAGGCAAGAGTAAATATCTTAGTCAGTGAAGATGATAAGTATGATGTCAATACAATCATTAAACAATTCGCTGAAGAAAGAAGAAACGCTAAAGGAATTAATAAGGCTATTATTGACACATATATCGCTGAGATATTTAAGCTTTATTACACTGCGAATAAGTATAAACTCAGAGGCAGAACAACTTTAGAACAAAGTACAGCTTCGGGTATCGCGTACTGGACTGCTGAAGAGTTTAAGAAAGAAATAGAAAAGTATTATCAAAGTGGTCTTGCTCTAGCTTCTAAAGAGCAAGGTGAGTCTATTGGTAATTGGGGAGATATGTTTAGCTCTAATGTTTCTAACTTAGGTGTTAATAGGACTAAACTGACAGTGTATGATGCATTGCGTCTAAATTATTTAGATAATCTACAGTATAACTCATTTGATTTGTCAGATGAAGAACGTAGAACACTAGAGCAAAAGAAGGAAGAGTTAAAAACATCTCTTCTAAAAGATGTAAAAGTAAAGAATGATCCTACACTCTATGTGTATGTAGAGATGTATCTAGCAGCTACTATAGAATCTAGTGAGGATAGAAAAGAGAAGTTTGAAAGCTTATTAGCAGCGTATCCTAATGAGCCTCTTGTGTACGAGGGGTATGCTAATTATCTAAATGGAGTAGAACTAGTAGCTCTAATAGATAAGGCTTTAAAGTTATTTCCTAATACCAAGACGGCAGAGAACTTAAGTACACTGAAGAAGTATACAGAACGCAAACAATACACTTATAATATCAATAAGTATGTATTAGATAATCAGGCTATACCTGTGAGCATAGGACATCAGAATGGGGATAAGGTATATGTACGCGTGTATAAGAACAACCAGGCTAAGAGAAGTAACAACGTACCCTTTCATAAGGGGATAGAGGCCTATAACAGATTAGATAAGGAATATACTTCTATAGATACTTATGCATTGCAGTTGAGTACCTTCTCTGATTATGAAATGCACAAGACTGTGGTGGCACTACATCCGTTAGAGGCAGGTAGGTATTTTATAGCATTTTCTAATGTTCCTTTTGACCAAATCAAAGAAGGAGAGTCTGATGTACAAGTGAGCCTTGTCAATGTGACACCTAATATTATAGAAATAAGCGAAGGGAAATTACGTGCTTATAATAGAAGAACGGGTAAGCCATTAAGCAATATTAGTATTCACATCGCTAATGAAGACGAGAAGCGAACTAATAGTAATTATTGGGAAACGGTGATAATGACAGACTCGAATGGAGAAGCTAATCTTGATTTTGCTAAATATGATCGATATCTCTATGCTAATATAAAAGGGGAAGAGGTATATTATTCTTCTTATGTCTATAATCGTTATCAGCAAGAAGAAAAAGAAGATAATGTACAGTATAAAGCGACTGTACTAACAGATAGAGGTATCTATAGACCAGGACAAGTCCTGTATTTTAAATCTATAGTTTCTAAAAAGAGTAAACTAAGTGAACAAGTCGTAGCTAAGGCACAAGTATCTATAAAGCTATATGATCCTAATGGAAAGGAATTGACTACACAACAACTGTTGACCAATGAGTTTGGTTCTGTCAATGGACAGTTTGTATTACCATCTGTAGGTAGATTAGGTAATTATAGTGTAGAGGTCATATTAGGAGAGGAGACTGTTGGATGGAGCCATCTATCAGTAGAAGAATATAAGCGTCCGAAGTTTGAAGTAGAGTTCGAAAAACCTAAAGAGATCTATAAGCTAAATGAGGAGGTAATAGTAGAAGGAAGTGCAAAGGCTTTCTTAGGGGCTAATATAGATAAGGCAAAAGTAGTCTATAGAGTAGAACGACAAGAGATATGGCCTTATTGGATATGTGGACCTTACTATCCAAGTAGATATTTGAATCCTGAGACAATGATTCAGGGAGAGACAATAACGGATGAGAAAGGAAAGTTTACTATCAGCTTTAAGGCGTTGCCTAAAGAAGAAAAAGAAAGTAAGCTGCCTCGTACCTTTACTTATTATATCTATGCAGATGTAATAGACCAGAATGGAGAAACACATAGCAGTAGTATAGATGTTGTAGTAGGAGAGAAGAATATAGAGCTAGCTGTTAATCTTCCTTTTATTTCTACAGTAAAGGATTTGAGTAAGTTTACGATTAGCACGAAGAACCTAAATGGGATAGACTATGCTTCTCAAGGGGAGTTAAGTATATTCCCTTTATTAGCTCCTAATCCTGAGCGTATCTCTGATAATTTTGGTTTGGATAAAGGAGATTATAAGTTGTATGATTACAATGAGTTTATCTCTTTATTCCCTCATTTAGATTACGGAGATGAGAAAGACACTGCACAGTGGGGAATAGGTAATTCTGTGTTTAGTACATCATTTAATACAGCAGATACAAAAGAGGTTGTATTTAAGGGAGCTAAACAATTGTCTTCAGGTGCTTATATTGTTAAGGGATATGTATATGAGAACGGTGAGAAGAATGAGATAGAGAAACGCTTTACATTAAGAAATGAGGAGTCAAAAGAGTCTTCAAAGGTCTTAGTGGAATTAAAAGCAGAGGACAAAGTATATAAAGTAGGAGATAAGGCTAGTGTAGAGATACGCAGTGCTGAGAATAATACGTATGCATTCGTAGAAGTAAAAGCAAACGGTAAACAGGTTTATCAAAAAGTGATGAAGATCAATAAGAGAGGTTCGTCAATAGATATTCCTATTAAACAGGATTATAAGGTAGTAGATGTTTATGCCTTAGCATTAAAACACAATATAGTAGCACAAGACGCGGCTAGTGTTGCTCTAAAAGGAGAAGAGAGTAAACTGTCTTTAGTTATTGAGTCTTTTAGAGATAAGGTAGAACCAGGAGCTAAAGAAAAGTGGTCTTTAAAAGTAAAAGGGAAAGAGAAGGAGCAAGTGGTGTCTGAAATATTGGCTACTATGTATGATGCTTCTTTAGATCAGTTCGTATCACATAGTCTAAATACTACTCTTAAGGTTCCTGTACATTATTACAACAGACCTTCGTTTAGTATGTATGATTTTAGTAATATCAAGGGAATAAGTTACTTTAATTCATTAGCAAGTGAGACAGTAGATTATATTAAGTTTATAATAGATAGACCAATCGTATTTAATACTTACGGCTTAAACTTCCAACCTAAAGTTAGAATTGGTTCTGGAACAATGCGAGTGAGAGGGATGAGTAAGGTGAGTGCTACGAGTGGAGATGCAATGGCTGAAAATATTGTTGCTCCTAAACTTTCATCTCAAGAGGAGTTTAAAGAAAGTGCTCCTATGATTGAGTCTAAGGACGTAAGTAATGGTGGTAACAGTGTAGAAAAAACAGATGCTCCTGCACCGACTGTTCGTAAAAACTTACAAGAGACAGCTTTCTTTTACCCTACACTAAAGACAGATGAGAATGGTGATGTGAAGTTTGAGTTCACAATGCCTGAAGCTTTGACTAAATGGAAGTTTATGGCATTTGCTCATACTAAGGATTTGCGTAGTGACTATGCAGAAAAAGAAGTAGTAACTCAAAAAGAGTTAATGGTAGTGCCTAACTTACCTCGTTTCTTACGACAAGGAGATAAGCTAACTTTATCTACTAAAGTAGTTAATCTATCTGATGCTAATAGAAAAGGTAAAGCTACTCTTCAACTGTTTAATGCTTATACGAATGAGTTGTTGGTAGAAAAAACAGGAGAGTTCTCTGTCAATAAGGAGGAGTCAAGTGCTGTAAGTTGGGATATAGAAGTTCCGAATAGCGTAGATGTAGTATCGTGTAGAATAGTAGCTGTGTCAGATAATTATAGTGATGGAGAAGAGTCTGTACTACCAGTATTGACTAATAGAATGCTAGTAACAGAGACAATGCCTATCTATATCAAAGAAGGACAGAATAAGATATTCAAGTTTAAAGAGTATGAAGCGAATAGAAGCAATACACTGCAGAATCATAAATTGACATTAGAGTTAACGACTAATCCGATTTGGAATGCTGTGTTTGCTTTACCATATTTACAAGAATATCCTTATGATAGTTCAGAGCAAGTGTTTAGTAAAGTGTTTGCTAATGCTGTTGCAACGAAGATATTAAATGACAATCCTAAGATTAAGACTGTCTTTGATCAATGGAATGTAAAAGGAGAAATGTCTTCTAAGTTAGAACAGAATCAAGAGTTGAAGAGTATACTGTTAGCTGAGTCACCATGGGTGAGAGAAGCAACAAGTGAGGCTGAACAAATGAAGCGTATGGCAGTCTTGTTTGATTTGAATAAAATGCAATATGATCTTCAGTCGGATATTGATAAGTTAATCGAGCAACAAAACGAAGATGGGGGATTCTCTTGGTTTAAAGGAGGAAAATCAGATAACTATATTACACAAACTATTGTAGAAGGTTTTGGTAATCTGAAACGCATAGGTGCAATGGATGCGCCTTGGGCAAGTGATGTGAATTATATTTCGATGCTAAAGAGAGCAATAGAATATATGGATCAAGCACAATACAAAGATTATGAAGAGCAAGTGAAGTTTGGTGTGAAGGGTAAAGTACCTAGTTTAGGTACACATTATTTATACGCACGTAGTTACTTTATAGGAGACTTCGGTATTAATGAGAAATACTCTCCTATGATAACAGCTATTCGTCAAAGTATCGAGAGTGAGAAACCTGCTAATAATCTTTATCAAGAGGCTATACGAGCTGTGATAGCTAAGAGATTTGGTTCTGATAAAAAGGCAGAGAGTATTGTTAAGGGGATTATGGAGACAGCAGTAGAGTCTGATGAGATGGGAATGTATTGGAAGAATAATACTGCAGGATGGTTATGGTATCAGGCTCCTATCGAAACCCAAGTAGCAATTCTAGAAGCTACCAACGAGGTAAATAAAGAGAAATACGCTAATGCGATAGAACAGATGAAAGTTTGGTTACTAAAGAATAAACAAACTACTGGATGGAGATCTACTAAAGCAACTACAAAGGCTGTATATGCCTTATTAAATACAGGTAAGTCTTGGTTAGATGCAGAGCAAGGTCTTGAAGTAAAAGTAGGAGGATATCCTATAGACACAGAAGCAAATGCTC